In Synechococcus sp. CB0101, a genomic segment contains:
- a CDS encoding nucleoside deaminase, translated as MERSTMQQLMDAARQEAQQSWMEGGIPIGAVLAREDGTIVARGHNQRVQNGDPTSHGETQCIRNAGRRRDWRDLTLVTTLSPCPMCAGTAVLLGFRRVLIGERRSFQGAERWLEEAGIAVECLNDPACEDLMQTMLEQKPELWAEDIGQ; from the coding sequence ATGGAGCGATCCACCATGCAGCAACTGATGGATGCTGCACGGCAAGAAGCACAACAAAGCTGGATGGAAGGGGGGATTCCCATCGGCGCGGTCTTGGCCAGGGAAGACGGCACGATCGTGGCCCGTGGCCACAACCAGCGGGTGCAGAACGGTGATCCCACCAGTCATGGGGAAACGCAATGCATCCGCAATGCAGGCCGGCGCCGCGACTGGCGGGATCTCACCCTGGTGACCACGCTCTCGCCTTGCCCCATGTGCGCTGGCACGGCTGTGCTGCTGGGGTTCCGCCGGGTACTGATCGGTGAGCGGCGCAGCTTTCAAGGAGCCGAGCGATGGCTGGAGGAAGCCGGGATTGCCGTGGAGTGCCTCAATGACCCTGCCTGCGAAGACTTGATGCAAACCATGCTGGAGCAGAAGCCCGAGCTCTGGGCCGAAGACATCGGCCAGTGA
- a CDS encoding aspartoacylase, translating into MGQGRVLVVAATHGNERNAPWLLEQWRARPELLNAAGLDLQLEIGNPDAFAANRRYLDRDLNRCFTPELLADASRAEREVQRARALLVAHGPDGEQPCGVALDLHSTTSAMGNSLVVYGRRPADLALAAGIQARLGLPVYLHEADAAQTGFLVERWPVGLVIEVGPVPQGLVAAAICRQTQLALEAALDTLAAAALSTLRLPCHLQVHLHHSSLDLPRHPDGTPAAALHPQLQHRDWRPLEPGDPLYWRADGTTLAYAPAAEAASLARWPVFINEAAYGEKGIALSLCRREIWACQPSWAEALGCWPQMAGPL; encoded by the coding sequence ATGGGCCAGGGCCGAGTGCTGGTGGTAGCGGCCACCCATGGCAACGAGCGCAATGCCCCCTGGCTGCTCGAGCAATGGCGGGCTCGCCCGGAGTTGCTGAATGCCGCAGGACTCGATCTTCAGCTGGAGATCGGCAATCCCGATGCGTTCGCAGCCAATCGCCGCTACCTCGATCGCGACCTCAACCGGTGCTTCACGCCGGAGTTGCTGGCGGATGCCAGTCGCGCCGAACGCGAGGTGCAGCGAGCCCGTGCCCTGCTGGTGGCCCATGGCCCTGATGGGGAGCAGCCCTGTGGGGTGGCCCTCGATCTGCACAGCACCACCAGCGCTATGGGCAATTCCCTGGTGGTGTACGGCCGCCGGCCCGCCGATCTCGCCTTGGCCGCCGGCATCCAGGCTCGGCTGGGCTTGCCGGTTTATCTGCATGAGGCTGATGCGGCCCAAACGGGGTTCCTGGTGGAGCGCTGGCCGGTTGGGTTGGTGATTGAGGTGGGGCCGGTGCCCCAGGGTTTGGTGGCCGCGGCGATCTGCCGGCAAACGCAGCTGGCCTTGGAAGCGGCTCTCGACACCCTGGCCGCGGCGGCTCTAAGCACGCTGCGCCTGCCCTGTCATCTTCAGGTGCATCTGCATCACAGCAGCCTCGATCTGCCCCGCCATCCCGATGGAACCCCGGCTGCTGCGTTGCACCCGCAGTTGCAGCACCGCGATTGGCGGCCTCTGGAGCCAGGCGATCCGCTGTATTGGAGAGCCGATGGAACAACCCTGGCCTACGCACCTGCCGCAGAGGCCGCCTCACTGGCCCGCTGGCCGGTGTTCATCAATGAGGCGGCGTACGGCGAGAAGGGCATCGCCTTGAGCCTCTGCCGCCGGGAAATCTGGGCGTGTCAGCCCAGCTGGGCAGAGGCTCTGGGGTGCTGGCCTCAGATGGCGGGGCCGTTGTAG
- a CDS encoding ribbon-helix-helix protein, CopG family codes for MDSGDDGRYRIDPDKLPKKLDIDLPPALLKKLAENAAATGRSLDELILEILDQYLQDR; via the coding sequence ATGGATTCGGGTGATGATGGCAGGTATCGAATTGATCCAGATAAACTCCCGAAGAAACTGGATATTGACTTGCCCCCTGCGCTGTTAAAAAAACTTGCGGAAAATGCTGCGGCAACTGGAAGGTCGCTGGATGAACTGATTCTTGAGATTCTGGATCAGTATCTGCAGGATCGCTAG
- a CDS encoding IS5 family transposase — MGGKQLGFTDYELTTAKKRTKREKFLSEMEAVVPWQALIDLIEPHYPKASKKGGRPPYPLATMLRIHLLQQWYSLSDPAMEEALIEVPTMRRFAGIELISDRIPDETTILTFRHLLEKHGLGEQIFDTVKALLAARGVTMRQGTIVDATLIAAPSSTKNKDGKRDPEMHQTKKGNQWYFGMKVHAGVDKDSGLIHSVVVTAANVHDLTPAAELLHGDEEVVYGDAGYQGIAKRPEMAGKTAEFRVAMRPGTRRALPDTPDGRVQDLIETAKAHIRSKVEHPFRVIKQQFGFQKTRLRGLAKNRCKINVLAALSNLYQARRQLLATV, encoded by the coding sequence ATGGGCGGCAAGCAGCTCGGTTTCACGGACTATGAGCTGACCACGGCCAAGAAGCGCACCAAGCGCGAGAAATTTCTCTCCGAGATGGAGGCTGTGGTGCCTTGGCAGGCACTCATCGATCTGATCGAGCCGCACTACCCCAAGGCGAGCAAGAAAGGCGGCAGGCCTCCCTATCCGCTGGCAACGATGCTGCGCATTCATCTGCTGCAGCAGTGGTACTCCCTCAGCGATCCGGCCATGGAAGAGGCCTTGATCGAGGTGCCCACCATGCGCCGCTTTGCCGGCATCGAGCTGATCAGCGATCGGATCCCGGACGAGACCACGATCCTCACGTTCCGCCATCTGCTTGAGAAGCATGGGCTGGGTGAGCAGATTTTTGACACCGTCAAAGCGCTCCTGGCCGCTCGGGGCGTAACCATGCGTCAGGGCACGATCGTCGATGCCACCTTGATCGCAGCGCCCAGCTCCACCAAGAACAAAGATGGGAAGCGGGATCCGGAGATGCACCAGACCAAAAAGGGCAACCAGTGGTACTTCGGCATGAAGGTCCACGCCGGCGTTGACAAGGACTCAGGCCTGATCCATTCGGTTGTCGTCACCGCCGCCAACGTGCACGACCTCACCCCGGCAGCTGAGCTACTGCATGGAGATGAGGAGGTGGTGTACGGCGATGCTGGCTACCAGGGCATCGCCAAGAGACCAGAAATGGCTGGCAAGACAGCGGAGTTCAGAGTGGCGATGCGGCCCGGCACGCGCAGGGCTCTTCCTGACACCCCGGATGGGAGGGTGCAGGATCTGATCGAGACGGCCAAAGCTCACATCCGCTCCAAGGTTGAGCATCCCTTCCGTGTGATCAAGCAGCAGTTCGGCTTTCAAAAGACCCGGCTGCGAGGCTTGGCCAAGAACCGCTGCAAAATCAACGTGCTTGCGGCACTGTCGAATCTGTACCAGGCCCGACGACAATTACTCGCGACAGTGTGA
- a CDS encoding DUF2301 domain-containing membrane protein, with amino-acid sequence MTSFEGVYGPYSITAEDEREVLSYRLALCVAAIAQVGLLLQWRQLGDAWLWPWLLPLLLGVGLALRWIHIYLRPLHRALQLLWLLGCVGFAALAISAGPGGMAAAVAAHPAWIWAIGPFFAALAGIGFKEFFCFRRPEAIGVTLLLPLALLGALTGLLPLTATANLLGLEAALLLVLTLRKFPMPAAADVGDKSVFAYLEEQRRGSGKDSELT; translated from the coding sequence ATGACCAGCTTCGAAGGGGTGTACGGGCCGTACAGCATCACGGCAGAGGACGAGCGGGAAGTGCTCAGCTACCGGCTGGCGCTGTGCGTCGCCGCCATCGCCCAAGTGGGTTTGTTGCTGCAGTGGCGCCAGCTCGGCGACGCCTGGCTCTGGCCGTGGCTGCTGCCCTTGCTGCTGGGGGTGGGCCTGGCCTTGCGCTGGATTCACATCTACCTGCGGCCCCTGCATCGGGCTCTGCAGCTCCTCTGGCTGCTGGGATGCGTGGGCTTTGCCGCCTTGGCCATCAGCGCCGGCCCAGGCGGCATGGCCGCTGCGGTAGCGGCCCATCCCGCCTGGATCTGGGCGATCGGTCCGTTCTTTGCCGCCCTGGCCGGCATCGGCTTCAAGGAGTTTTTCTGCTTCCGCCGCCCGGAAGCGATTGGGGTGACGCTGCTGCTGCCGCTGGCCCTACTCGGCGCCTTAACCGGCCTGCTGCCTCTCACCGCCACCGCCAATCTTCTTGGGCTCGAAGCCGCGCTGCTCCTGGTGCTCACCCTGCGCAAATTCCCGATGCCAGCGGCCGCCGATGTGGGCGATAAGAGTGTGTTCGCCTACTTAGAAGAGCAGCGACGAGGCAGTGGCAAGGACTCCGAGTTGACTTGA
- a CDS encoding glutathione S-transferase C-terminal domain-containing protein, with protein sequence MAIPPVVVSAARAGWNWQWQQLMQGLGPADSDGNYRRPAAAFSALPPLPTNAAEPGSHVLIVGRSCPWAHRAWLVWTLRQLQNSIELLVVEPDPEAGRWRFGTPFLGCSTLQELYRRSGATTDQRATVPVLVERSSGRVVLGESARLIELLNQWPAPAEAPDLAPAELSAGIEGWRELFQGAVNDGVYRCGFARNQSAYDRAESELFAALEQAEAALGTSGAGPWLCGNCLTLADVQLFPTLIRLELVYAPLFGVSRRPLWQLPALWHWRQRVFGLPGVADTCCDQAWRQDYFGALFPLHPSGIVPAGPALATLVQAPPPP encoded by the coding sequence ATGGCGATTCCTCCTGTCGTGGTGAGCGCCGCCCGTGCTGGCTGGAACTGGCAATGGCAACAGCTGATGCAGGGGCTTGGCCCCGCTGACAGCGATGGGAACTACCGCCGGCCCGCCGCGGCCTTCAGCGCCCTGCCGCCTCTGCCAACCAATGCCGCAGAGCCGGGCTCCCATGTGCTGATCGTGGGGCGGAGCTGCCCCTGGGCCCACCGCGCCTGGCTGGTATGGACGCTGCGGCAGTTGCAGAACAGCATCGAACTGTTGGTGGTGGAGCCCGACCCGGAAGCCGGGCGCTGGCGCTTCGGCACACCGTTTTTGGGCTGCAGCACCCTCCAGGAGCTCTATCGCCGCTCTGGGGCCACCACCGACCAGCGGGCCACGGTGCCGGTGCTGGTGGAACGCAGCAGCGGCCGGGTGGTGCTGGGGGAAAGCGCCCGGCTGATCGAGCTGCTCAACCAATGGCCGGCTCCAGCCGAGGCCCCCGATCTGGCGCCAGCGGAGCTGAGCGCAGGGATCGAAGGCTGGCGGGAGCTGTTTCAAGGAGCCGTCAACGACGGGGTGTATCGCTGTGGCTTCGCTCGCAACCAGTCGGCCTACGACCGCGCCGAAAGCGAACTGTTTGCAGCACTGGAGCAAGCCGAAGCTGCCCTGGGCACGTCCGGGGCTGGGCCATGGCTGTGCGGCAACTGCCTCACCCTGGCGGATGTGCAACTCTTCCCCACCTTGATCCGCCTGGAGCTGGTGTACGCCCCGTTGTTCGGTGTGTCGCGGCGGCCCCTCTGGCAGTTGCCGGCCCTGTGGCACTGGCGCCAACGGGTGTTTGGGCTGCCTGGCGTGGCCGACACCTGCTGCGATCAGGCTTGGCGCCAGGACTACTTCGGCGCCCTATTCCCCTTGCACCCCTCCGGGATCGTGCCCGCTGGTCCGGCCCTGGCCACACTGGTGCAAGCACCGCCGCCGCCATGA